The following are encoded together in the Pseudidiomarina andamanensis genome:
- a CDS encoding DUF3149 domain-containing protein: MNILREFFTDPVLFFSLTGLAIVIGLCVFYAIFFIKKAAEAEDEQHQSSH; encoded by the coding sequence ATGAATATTTTGCGCGAATTCTTCACTGATCCAGTCCTATTTTTCTCACTCACTGGTCTCGCTATTGTCATCGGTTTGTGTGTGTTCTATGCGATATTCTTTATTAAGAAAGCAGCCGAAGCAGAAGACGAGCAGCATCAGTCATCGCACTGA
- a CDS encoding methyltransferase, translating into MLSQYIETLAKFRQFWNFQPFQNIDYSTYSWPQTLIGALDATTDEELANIDSDIKLQREFFAPWFAEVYDLPEVATVIPSQKLPVPFWLENGIGGRKIEQIKAFISQLPLRNTSILEWCSGKGHLGRLIAFSQNRQVTSIEWQSQLCESGQSIAQQYQLPQNFIHADVMKDDLSSTWNNVGCAVALHACGDLHLKLIQQGAATRCAELMIAPCCYHLTDWDTYIGFSQCAQASLQAHDLSLTREHLKLAVQGQVTAGARVARLRHTEVQWRLAYHEIYQWITGNRYYQPLSSVAKHWFSGEFKDFVQWAAEQHHIQLPECIDWQLFLEKGRQAASQVARLEFVRHVFRRPLESMLVLDRAEYLRESGYNVAVREFCSYQLTPRNFLIHAQLM; encoded by the coding sequence ATGCTATCGCAGTACATTGAAACGCTCGCAAAGTTCCGTCAGTTTTGGAACTTTCAACCGTTTCAAAATATAGATTATTCAACCTATTCATGGCCACAAACTCTCATTGGTGCGCTTGATGCTACCACCGATGAAGAGCTGGCAAATATCGACAGCGATATCAAATTACAGCGAGAGTTTTTTGCACCTTGGTTCGCTGAAGTTTATGACCTACCCGAAGTTGCGACAGTAATCCCCTCTCAAAAATTGCCCGTGCCATTTTGGTTGGAAAATGGCATTGGTGGCAGGAAAATTGAGCAAATTAAAGCGTTTATTAGTCAGCTTCCGTTACGTAACACATCTATTTTGGAATGGTGTTCGGGGAAAGGGCATTTAGGTCGGTTAATAGCCTTTTCTCAAAATCGTCAAGTTACTAGTATTGAGTGGCAGTCGCAGCTATGTGAGAGTGGGCAGTCAATCGCACAACAGTATCAATTACCGCAAAACTTTATTCACGCAGATGTTATGAAAGACGACTTGTCATCAACTTGGAATAACGTTGGCTGCGCAGTAGCATTGCATGCCTGTGGTGATTTGCATCTTAAATTGATACAGCAGGGCGCTGCAACGCGCTGTGCTGAATTAATGATTGCGCCGTGTTGTTATCACTTAACCGACTGGGATACCTACATAGGCTTCTCTCAGTGCGCACAAGCTTCGCTGCAAGCGCATGACCTTTCTTTAACCCGAGAGCATTTGAAACTCGCTGTGCAAGGGCAAGTAACTGCTGGTGCCCGTGTCGCACGATTACGTCACACCGAGGTGCAATGGCGTTTGGCCTACCACGAGATTTATCAATGGATCACCGGTAACCGTTACTATCAGCCGCTATCATCGGTAGCTAAACACTGGTTTTCGGGTGAGTTCAAAGATTTTGTTCAGTGGGCAGCTGAACAGCATCACATCCAGCTTCCGGAATGTATTGATTGGCAATTGTTTCTTGAGAAAGGTCGTCAGGCTGCATCTCAAGTCGCTCGTCTTGAATTCGTTCGTCATGTGTTCCGGCGGCCACTGGAAAGTATGCTGGTGCTTGATAGAGCCGAGTATTTGCGCGAATCTGGCTACAACGTGGCAGTTCGCGAGTTTTGTTCGTACCAGTTAACCCCACGAAACTTCTTGATTCATGCGCAATTGATGTAG
- a CDS encoding SixA phosphatase family protein — MWYGLVAVFMLVYGGNAMAQSADIFTIYVTRHAEKVPDQSDPQLSAKGRQRAHHLAQLLQYTQLKQIFATKYRRAQETAEPTAKLFDLTISTYGAGDAEQLAQGILSARQNALVVGHSNTVPALVKLLGGHEFELTERDYGDVFMLQFRDGELVVTRLVVPLQH; from the coding sequence ATGTGGTACGGGTTAGTTGCAGTTTTTATGTTGGTTTACGGAGGCAATGCGATGGCGCAATCAGCTGATATTTTCACTATTTATGTGACGCGCCACGCCGAAAAAGTTCCTGATCAAAGTGATCCACAATTGTCTGCGAAAGGTCGTCAACGTGCTCATCATCTGGCACAACTACTGCAGTACACACAACTCAAGCAGATTTTTGCAACCAAATATCGCCGCGCTCAAGAAACGGCAGAGCCTACCGCAAAGCTATTCGATTTGACGATTTCAACCTATGGTGCGGGCGATGCAGAACAGTTAGCTCAAGGGATATTATCTGCGCGGCAGAACGCCCTGGTGGTGGGGCATAGCAATACCGTACCCGCTTTGGTGAAGTTGTTAGGTGGTCATGAATTTGAACTAACTGAACGTGATTATGGCGATGTTTTCATGCTGCAATTTCGTGATGGCGAGCTTGTTGTGACGCGCTTAGTTGTTCCCTTACAACACTAA
- a CDS encoding LURP-one-related/scramblase family protein — protein sequence MAKALTVSTRVISLFGRIDITDEQGQLCYYGKGEFSLLRRRWRIFDNNDNELAQIIHKRFAIRPTFLVSGQLGDMMLQRKFFSLKREYWVTGGPYDGATFKGNLLDLAFTIMHNGKLIAKAAEKLISIRDTHRVELTSSDANDELFTVIAMIAMQLEKKASD from the coding sequence ATGGCGAAGGCTTTAACAGTTTCAACACGAGTCATTTCATTATTTGGTCGTATTGATATTACCGATGAGCAAGGTCAACTTTGCTATTATGGGAAGGGTGAGTTTTCGCTCCTGCGGCGACGCTGGCGCATCTTTGATAACAATGACAACGAGTTAGCACAAATCATTCATAAGCGATTTGCTATTCGCCCGACTTTCCTAGTCAGTGGTCAGCTTGGCGATATGATGTTGCAACGTAAATTCTTTTCGCTCAAGCGCGAATACTGGGTTACTGGTGGTCCTTATGATGGCGCAACGTTTAAAGGTAACTTGCTGGATCTCGCTTTTACGATAATGCACAACGGTAAACTCATTGCGAAAGCTGCGGAGAAATTGATTTCGATTCGTGATACTCACCGCGTTGAATTAACGAGCAGCGATGCGAATGATGAACTTTTCACGGTCATTGCTATGATCGCGATGCAACTAGAGAAGAAGGCATCTGATTAA
- a CDS encoding GNAT family N-acetyltransferase, which yields MTVCTPKSPIRIDTSNLELRQVSLNDAAFLFELLNDPDFLKNIGDREVRSEQQAESYLKTNVIKLQKFDYMGLWVIHSKSEQIPLGVVSVLQRDYLENLDLGYALLTRARGKGVAFEATSAMLEYLTQIRNVQVLDAIVKPNNTPSRRLLEKLGFDTDGMVTTPENEQLCLYRYRKV from the coding sequence ATGACAGTATGCACCCCAAAATCTCCCATTCGAATTGATACTAGTAATTTAGAGCTACGACAGGTGTCTTTGAACGATGCGGCTTTCTTATTTGAATTATTAAATGATCCTGACTTTTTGAAGAATATTGGTGATCGCGAAGTTCGCTCAGAGCAACAGGCTGAAAGTTATCTCAAAACCAATGTTATTAAACTCCAAAAATTTGATTATATGGGCTTATGGGTTATTCACTCAAAATCTGAGCAGATTCCGCTTGGCGTGGTGAGTGTGCTTCAGCGCGATTATTTAGAGAACCTGGATTTAGGCTATGCATTGTTAACGCGAGCCCGAGGAAAGGGCGTCGCTTTCGAGGCAACCAGTGCGATGCTTGAGTATTTAACGCAGATACGCAACGTTCAAGTTTTAGACGCGATTGTTAAACCAAATAACACGCCGTCTCGACGTTTACTAGAAAAGCTTGGATTTGATACCGATGGTATGGTGACTACGCCGGAAAACGAACAGCTATGCTTGTATCGCTACCGAAAAGTCTAA
- a CDS encoding diacylglycerol kinase has protein sequence MKANKTGFDRIIHATFNSMRGIAQVWKYEAAFRQEALLCAVLVPVAILVDATLTERLLLILTLFIVVITELLNSAVEAVVDRVGAEFHELSGRAKDIASAAVFFALVLMIVVWVAILFKPAFFS, from the coding sequence ATGAAAGCGAACAAAACTGGATTCGATCGAATTATTCATGCCACCTTTAACTCCATGCGCGGTATTGCGCAGGTGTGGAAGTATGAGGCAGCATTTCGTCAAGAGGCTTTGTTATGCGCCGTTTTAGTGCCTGTGGCGATTCTTGTTGACGCGACTTTGACGGAGCGTCTACTGCTTATTCTGACGTTATTTATTGTCGTGATTACAGAGCTGCTAAACTCAGCGGTAGAAGCTGTTGTCGACCGAGTAGGCGCCGAGTTTCATGAATTGAGTGGTCGCGCAAAAGATATTGCTTCAGCTGCGGTATTTTTCGCTTTAGTTTTAATGATAGTGGTGTGGGTTGCGATTCTTTTTAAACCCGCTTTTTTCAGTTAA
- a CDS encoding LTA synthase family protein, whose protein sequence is MLSLFRLGYFILFDERILAATDLPNYFLLGIRADIIQVGYFTLIPLLLFPLLNSSHFHHTWVRFSLLWFAFCFSVMLFMEVSTPAFLLQYDSRPNRLFFEYLLYPKEVIGTLWQGFRGWLLIGGITLTITIYSLTIVTKHLSHRLRARTPHHGVAWLLWPFIVVITLFGIRSTLAHRPANPAFFAVTSDALVNSLLINSSYSVAYAAYNLKHEAKANRVYGDLSDEKVIQIITSEPHLQHAQFPLKDYPTVHFQPATSQREQPLNIVIILEESLGATFVESLGGIAATPNLEQLKQHGWWFENLYATGIRSVRGIEAVVSGFLPSRARSTVKLSNSQRYFYTIADTLKREGYHTEFIYGGEAHFDNMAAFFSGNGFSTIIDQDDFENPLFVGSWGVSDQDLFKKLHERLNAAEQRHEPTFTLAFSSSNHEPFEFPDGEIGPLEQPQHTVNNAVKYADHALGEFFSQAMQSNYWQNTLFLVVADHDTRVYGDELIPLSKFHIPGVILGADISPHKITAVASQIDLAPTLLSLAGVSAYLPTLGQDLSRSDIAPANRAMMQFGDNFGWLEGKDFTVLTTDKETHEFVYDRAKKRQLPSNKPLSPKRIERIQAHAMASSVLYEKRVYYVPKAMP, encoded by the coding sequence ATGCTGAGTCTGTTTCGACTTGGCTATTTTATCTTGTTCGACGAACGGATTTTAGCCGCAACCGACCTGCCGAATTATTTTTTGCTGGGTATCCGTGCCGATATCATTCAAGTCGGTTATTTCACCCTGATTCCGTTGCTATTATTTCCGTTACTCAATTCGTCACATTTTCACCACACCTGGGTGCGTTTCAGTTTATTATGGTTCGCCTTTTGTTTCAGCGTCATGTTGTTTATGGAAGTATCGACTCCGGCCTTTTTATTACAATATGACTCGCGTCCTAATCGCTTATTCTTCGAATATTTGCTTTATCCAAAAGAAGTCATCGGTACGCTGTGGCAAGGATTTCGTGGCTGGCTTTTAATAGGCGGCATTACTTTAACAATCACTATCTATTCCTTAACGATTGTCACGAAACATCTTTCTCACCGTTTACGAGCTCGAACACCACATCACGGTGTCGCTTGGCTACTTTGGCCCTTTATCGTCGTTATAACACTCTTCGGCATTCGGTCCACGTTAGCTCACCGTCCCGCTAATCCGGCATTTTTTGCTGTCACCAGTGATGCCTTGGTGAATAGCTTGCTGATTAACTCGAGTTATTCTGTGGCCTATGCGGCCTACAATTTAAAGCATGAAGCTAAAGCGAACCGTGTGTATGGAGATTTGAGTGACGAAAAAGTTATTCAAATCATAACTTCTGAGCCCCACTTACAACACGCTCAATTTCCTCTCAAGGACTATCCCACTGTTCATTTTCAGCCTGCTACGTCGCAACGCGAGCAGCCATTAAACATTGTCATCATTTTAGAAGAAAGCCTTGGCGCAACGTTTGTCGAATCGCTTGGAGGTATTGCAGCAACGCCGAACTTAGAACAACTCAAACAACATGGTTGGTGGTTTGAAAACCTTTATGCGACAGGTATTCGATCTGTTCGCGGTATTGAAGCCGTCGTTTCTGGGTTTCTCCCCTCGCGGGCGCGAAGCACAGTGAAACTATCTAATTCACAGCGCTACTTTTATACAATAGCGGATACGCTCAAGCGTGAAGGCTATCACACAGAATTTATCTACGGCGGTGAAGCCCATTTCGACAATATGGCGGCATTCTTTAGCGGCAACGGATTCAGCACTATCATTGACCAAGATGACTTCGAGAACCCCTTATTCGTTGGAAGCTGGGGGGTTAGTGATCAAGATTTGTTTAAAAAACTACATGAGCGTCTGAATGCGGCGGAGCAACGTCATGAACCGACATTTACATTAGCGTTTAGCTCGTCGAATCATGAGCCATTTGAATTTCCAGACGGTGAGATAGGCCCGTTAGAGCAGCCGCAACATACGGTGAACAATGCTGTAAAATACGCCGACCACGCACTCGGTGAATTTTTCTCGCAAGCTATGCAGAGCAATTATTGGCAAAACACGTTATTTCTAGTGGTTGCCGATCACGATACTCGCGTTTATGGTGATGAGTTAATTCCGCTTTCTAAATTTCACATTCCTGGTGTCATTCTGGGCGCTGATATCTCGCCGCATAAAATCACTGCGGTCGCTAGCCAAATTGATCTTGCTCCAACACTTTTATCACTCGCTGGCGTGAGTGCCTACCTTCCAACATTAGGACAGGATTTGAGTCGTTCTGACATAGCACCAGCCAATCGTGCAATGATGCAATTCGGTGATAATTTTGGTTGGTTAGAAGGCAAAGATTTTACTGTTTTAACAACAGATAAAGAAACACATGAGTTCGTTTATGATCGAGCTAAAAAACGACAGTTACCGTCAAATAAACCGTTATCGCCAAAACGCATAGAGCGGATTCAGGCTCATGCAATGGCATCATCTGTTTTGTATGAAAAGCGAGTTTATTATGTTCCCAAAGCCATGCCTTAA
- a CDS encoding EAL domain-containing protein: MPWKRTNLSLTFCLLVGLLSHTSIAQNNDTIIFTGSQYYPPLQWLDENNQAQGFITDLEQELANAGEFNIEQRLIPWNQALGLVLTGEADAVALIPSEARSAYFDFTEPFYYVAHGIFSHRSGKQFGSFSQLKGKRVAVAAGAFAAQQLTDTPQNFEVIQASDELNCLQMVQTKQVDACVEVTTTSRHLITNYNLDLIQSSPPFWPQSYAFGVKKGNTALLNRLNENLAMLQVNGTYQAVYQRWVQQLEWQERTLSDNLRALGWLLISLLLIAGFGFFWTYLLKKQVARKTYRIQQELAAKTILQKKLHYLSQHDAITGLLNRPAFTEKLDQEILAAPEVSPTVVGIRIANIDSITSVFGYNIATDLMIEFAERLQKNGFKNAAHFGVGLFAAVADSHLTNEQIVDLAMQPLKFKSIDFEPLLAFGLIRNSQLSFAEPPDAQELLRQVLTAVSVSQKKHKLWVVYSPGLEPNADDLRLLKDFHQAGTRDFFLHYQPKYSLSDNAVKGAEALLRWQHPQLGLVPPSKFIPLLEETGFVTQVTRWVITETIAMMARHNLCRTGLVISINVSTRDLTELGFVSFMRHAVKDIDPHCIQLEITETGLIDDSERALYVLSKMNDLGISCSVDDFGTGNSSLSYLSKFPVSEIKLDRSYVYDIANNERNHKIVKSTIELAHTLGLSVTAEGVEEHETVEILRDMKCETIQGFVFSRPIPESDLIEFLKSSPKLKASGEA, encoded by the coding sequence ATGCCGTGGAAGCGAACGAATTTATCGTTAACATTTTGCCTGCTCGTCGGGTTGCTTTCACACACCTCAATTGCTCAAAACAATGACACCATTATTTTCACCGGTTCGCAGTACTACCCTCCGCTACAATGGCTTGACGAAAATAATCAGGCTCAAGGATTCATCACAGACCTCGAGCAAGAATTAGCGAATGCTGGTGAGTTTAATATTGAGCAACGTTTAATCCCATGGAATCAGGCGCTTGGATTGGTTTTAACCGGAGAAGCCGATGCCGTTGCGTTAATCCCATCAGAAGCACGAAGTGCCTACTTTGATTTCACTGAGCCTTTTTATTACGTTGCCCATGGTATTTTCTCTCACCGCTCTGGCAAGCAATTCGGTAGCTTTTCTCAACTTAAAGGCAAGCGCGTTGCGGTAGCTGCAGGAGCTTTCGCTGCACAGCAGTTAACCGATACGCCGCAAAATTTTGAAGTGATTCAGGCCAGCGATGAGCTCAATTGTTTGCAGATGGTACAGACTAAACAAGTAGATGCTTGCGTTGAAGTAACCACAACGTCACGTCATTTGATCACGAATTATAATCTCGACCTAATTCAATCGAGTCCACCATTTTGGCCGCAGTCTTATGCTTTTGGTGTTAAGAAAGGCAATACCGCATTACTTAATCGCCTCAATGAGAATTTGGCGATGTTACAAGTTAATGGAACTTATCAAGCAGTTTATCAGCGTTGGGTTCAACAACTAGAGTGGCAGGAGCGAACCCTTTCCGACAACTTACGCGCCTTAGGTTGGTTGTTAATCAGCTTGTTATTGATTGCGGGCTTTGGGTTTTTCTGGACTTACTTACTCAAGAAACAAGTTGCACGCAAAACGTATCGTATTCAGCAAGAGCTTGCGGCTAAGACGATACTCCAAAAGAAACTTCACTACCTTTCACAACATGATGCGATAACTGGGTTACTAAACCGGCCCGCGTTTACCGAAAAACTTGATCAAGAAATTCTTGCTGCGCCAGAAGTTAGCCCAACCGTGGTAGGTATTCGTATCGCGAATATTGATTCAATTACTTCGGTGTTCGGTTACAACATTGCCACTGACCTGATGATTGAGTTTGCCGAGCGCCTGCAAAAAAACGGATTTAAAAACGCTGCCCACTTTGGTGTTGGCCTTTTCGCAGCCGTTGCCGATTCTCATTTGACCAACGAACAGATTGTTGATTTAGCAATGCAACCGTTAAAGTTCAAATCGATTGATTTCGAGCCATTGCTGGCATTTGGACTCATTCGCAATTCTCAATTGAGCTTTGCTGAACCACCAGACGCACAAGAATTACTGCGCCAAGTTCTTACCGCAGTATCTGTTTCACAGAAGAAACATAAATTATGGGTGGTTTATAGCCCCGGACTTGAGCCAAACGCCGATGACTTACGTCTCTTGAAAGACTTTCATCAAGCTGGAACGCGTGACTTCTTCCTGCACTACCAACCGAAGTACAGCCTCTCAGACAATGCAGTCAAGGGAGCTGAAGCGTTATTACGCTGGCAGCACCCGCAGCTGGGTTTAGTACCACCAAGCAAATTTATTCCATTGTTAGAAGAAACCGGATTTGTCACGCAAGTGACCCGTTGGGTGATAACAGAAACTATCGCGATGATGGCGAGACATAATTTATGTCGTACGGGGTTAGTGATCAGCATTAACGTATCAACGCGTGATCTGACAGAGCTCGGTTTTGTGAGTTTTATGCGTCATGCCGTTAAAGATATTGACCCACATTGTATTCAACTTGAAATCACTGAAACCGGCTTGATCGATGATTCCGAACGAGCTCTTTATGTTCTGTCCAAAATGAATGATCTTGGAATCAGTTGTTCGGTTGATGATTTTGGTACCGGCAATTCGTCACTGTCCTACCTGAGCAAATTTCCCGTTTCGGAAATTAAGCTTGATAGAAGTTATGTGTATGACATTGCGAACAACGAGCGCAATCATAAAATTGTTAAGTCGACGATTGAACTAGCTCACACTCTGGGATTATCGGTGACCGCTGAAGGCGTCGAAGAACACGAAACCGTTGAGATATTGCGCGACATGAAGTGCGAGACTATTCAAGGGTTTGTGTTTTCCCGACCGATTCCAGAAAGTGACTTAATAGAGTTTTTAAAAAGCTCACCCAAACTCAAAGCATCAGGCGAGGCCTAA
- the murI gene encoding glutamate racemase, with the protein MKVGVFDSGVGGLTVAKALQHSGCFSELLYYGDTARVPYGNKDKNTVTRYALEAVEFFNGADVDCLVVACNTVSVTALEAMRQFSNKPVYGVVEPGVLALQQLGLEVETSRVLIIATRSTINSGVYQSHIAALGYAHIDAIATPLFVPIVEEALFSGAILEETMRHYFSELTTPDVVLLGCTHFPLIADQISHFWGGVKTIHSGEAMVSWLRDKLELEAKYAQTPIRILASENVAAVKRTAEHWGLGLA; encoded by the coding sequence GTGAAAGTAGGGGTTTTTGATAGTGGTGTTGGCGGTTTAACCGTTGCTAAGGCATTGCAACACAGCGGCTGCTTTAGTGAGCTGTTGTATTACGGTGACACTGCACGCGTTCCGTACGGTAATAAAGACAAAAATACCGTCACCCGTTACGCGCTAGAAGCCGTCGAATTCTTCAATGGTGCGGATGTCGATTGTCTTGTCGTGGCATGTAATACGGTCAGTGTGACCGCACTTGAGGCCATGCGGCAATTCTCGAATAAACCAGTATATGGCGTCGTGGAACCAGGCGTTTTGGCATTACAGCAGCTCGGGTTAGAGGTGGAAACATCTCGAGTTCTCATAATCGCAACGCGCTCGACCATCAACTCCGGTGTTTATCAGAGTCACATTGCCGCTCTTGGCTATGCGCATATCGATGCTATTGCCACACCGTTGTTTGTGCCGATTGTCGAAGAGGCGTTATTTTCGGGGGCTATTCTTGAAGAAACCATGCGCCATTATTTTTCAGAATTAACAACGCCTGATGTGGTGTTACTTGGTTGTACACACTTTCCGTTAATTGCTGACCAAATCTCTCATTTCTGGGGTGGCGTGAAAACCATTCATTCAGGGGAAGCGATGGTCAGTTGGTTACGTGACAAACTTGAGCTTGAGGCCAAGTATGCGCAAACGCCAATACGTATTCTTGCTTCGGAAAATGTCGCCGCGGTGAAGCGCACCGCGGAACATTGGGGATTAGGCCTCGCCTGA
- a CDS encoding histidine kinase dimerization/phospho-acceptor domain-containing protein: protein MQFITSLRTKFRSIRRRILVFVSAVYLMSSGLSALWIYYEVSHEVDELFDAEMVQQAKTLAAFLPEQLSEQHIDAELEIVGDASNHEYEDKLSYRITNTTSSWTLSTRGAPTKASAPFQIGFSEFNLNGRLWHAFGMMSGNYQVLLLQEDSFRSELRSDLTIDTLVPVLLLLPLMLWLGWWTINQSFVSFQRLATSLRKRRPDDYSAFEPANDDEEVAVVKQGLNYYLARIEQTFHRERRFSADAAHELRTPLASLKASLQNLISSKKTIEKPQLEALLTSTDRLIQLVESLLLLSKTELPPAAVEHVNIAKEVRQIVADFYSRAEQRDLNFEVSLPEAVGVSGSSDYWRVLLANIIDNAIKYAPSGATIEIESQQNNLQVKNPIVDDHGVDLERLSERFYRGKHLDVQGAGLGLSIVQNLARQLGISVEFSQQQQYFICRIHWGDNS from the coding sequence ATGCAATTCATAACGTCGCTAAGAACCAAATTCCGCTCGATTCGTCGACGCATTTTAGTCTTTGTTTCTGCCGTATATTTGATGAGCTCTGGCTTATCTGCTTTGTGGATTTATTATGAGGTGAGTCACGAAGTTGATGAGTTATTTGACGCCGAAATGGTGCAGCAAGCAAAGACGTTAGCAGCATTCTTACCAGAGCAACTCTCTGAGCAACATATCGATGCCGAGTTGGAAATTGTTGGCGATGCCAGCAATCATGAATACGAAGATAAATTATCGTATCGAATTACCAACACGACGTCGTCCTGGACACTTTCAACGCGAGGGGCGCCAACGAAAGCTTCCGCGCCTTTTCAAATTGGTTTTAGCGAGTTTAACCTCAATGGCCGACTTTGGCATGCCTTTGGAATGATGTCTGGGAATTACCAAGTTCTGTTGTTGCAAGAAGACAGCTTTCGTTCGGAACTGCGTTCAGATCTTACCATCGATACATTAGTTCCGGTGCTGTTGTTGTTGCCACTTATGCTGTGGTTAGGCTGGTGGACGATTAATCAAAGTTTTGTCAGCTTTCAACGCTTGGCAACAAGCCTTCGGAAGCGTCGCCCCGATGATTACAGTGCGTTTGAGCCTGCGAACGATGATGAAGAGGTTGCGGTAGTCAAACAGGGGCTGAATTATTATTTGGCCCGCATTGAACAAACGTTCCACCGTGAACGGCGCTTTTCTGCGGATGCGGCACATGAGTTGCGGACGCCCCTAGCAAGCTTAAAGGCCAGTCTTCAGAATCTTATTTCCAGTAAGAAGACGATTGAAAAGCCACAGTTGGAAGCACTTCTAACGAGTACTGATCGGTTAATTCAACTGGTCGAGAGTTTACTGTTGTTATCGAAGACAGAACTGCCTCCAGCCGCGGTTGAACACGTAAATATCGCGAAAGAAGTGCGCCAAATCGTCGCTGATTTCTACAGTCGGGCTGAACAAAGAGATTTGAATTTTGAGGTCAGCCTACCGGAGGCCGTTGGTGTATCAGGTAGTAGTGATTATTGGCGAGTACTCCTGGCAAATATCATTGATAACGCCATTAAGTATGCACCAAGCGGAGCAACGATTGAAATTGAGTCACAACAAAACAACCTGCAAGTTAAAAATCCAATTGTGGATGACCACGGTGTTGATTTAGAGCGGTTAAGCGAACGTTTTTATCGCGGTAAACACCTTGATGTACAGGGTGCCGGACTTGGTTTAAGTATTGTGCAAAACTTGGCGCGACAACTGGGTATTTCGGTTGAGTTTAGTCAACAACAACAGTATTTTATCTGCCGCATTCATTGGGGAGATAATTCGTGA
- a CDS encoding response regulator, which yields MRVLLVEDDALLGQAVQLGLSDREFSVHWVRTGGAAVSELNHNEYDAMVLDLGLPDLDGSRVLSSSRKRGVTIPILILTARDQVHDKIAHLDAGADDYLTKPFDMNELAARLRALCRRQLGQASADIKVGPIMLNTNTRDVRVADAPLSLSRREFELLKTLMSAPERVLSRDRLETAVFQGETEIESNALEVHVSNLRRKLGHKEWIETIRGIGYRLKCNS from the coding sequence ATGCGGGTTCTTCTGGTTGAAGATGATGCGTTACTTGGTCAGGCAGTTCAGTTAGGGCTGTCTGACCGAGAGTTTTCAGTGCATTGGGTGCGCACGGGTGGGGCGGCAGTTTCAGAGCTCAACCATAACGAGTACGATGCGATGGTACTGGACCTTGGCCTGCCAGATTTGGATGGCTCGCGCGTGTTGAGTAGTTCACGTAAGCGTGGTGTGACGATTCCTATATTGATTTTAACCGCACGTGATCAAGTGCACGACAAGATAGCGCATCTTGATGCTGGTGCGGACGATTATCTTACCAAGCCTTTTGATATGAATGAGTTGGCTGCGCGACTGCGGGCGCTTTGTCGACGTCAACTGGGTCAAGCTTCGGCGGACATTAAGGTTGGTCCAATTATGCTCAATACCAACACCCGAGATGTTCGTGTTGCCGATGCACCTTTGAGTTTATCGCGACGAGAATTTGAGTTGTTAAAAACGTTGATGTCGGCGCCAGAGCGAGTTTTGAGTCGCGATCGGTTAGAAACTGCGGTATTTCAAGGCGAAACAGAAATTGAAAGTAATGCACTTGAAGTACACGTATCAAACTTGCGGCGTAAATTAGGACATAAAGAGTGGATAGAAACCATTCGAGGCATTGGATACCGATTAAAATGCAATTCATAA